In one window of Cellulophaga sp. HaHa_2_95 DNA:
- a CDS encoding TonB-dependent receptor plug domain-containing protein has protein sequence MKTKLNGIFTLLLAFVVHLTFAQEKTISGTVTDQQGVPLPGVNILVSGTNNGTQTDFDGMYTIKGTEGQTLVFTYVGQKEISKIIGATSSINVTMVEDAQALDEIVVTALGIKREKKSLGYATQEVKGDAVSAVKSNNFVNSLSGKVAGLSIKSSGNFGGSTNVVIRGNNSISGNNQALFVVDGIPIDNGNTNTTGQQSGTGGFDYGNAASDINPDDIASINVLKGAAATALYGSRASNGVVMITTKKGKKNKGIGVTVSSSITLGSADKETLVKYQDKYGAGYGPYYDSADGYFNLYDVDGDGIDDLTTPFTEDASYGAAFDPNLLVYQWNSIYPQLDTYQQATPYVAGANNPNYVWGTSTTAVNSFALDGGTETSSFRLGVTNLTQSGNLPNSSIKKKYHFF, from the coding sequence ATGAAAACAAAATTAAATGGAATCTTTACGCTTCTTTTAGCGTTTGTTGTGCATTTAACATTTGCACAAGAAAAGACGATTTCAGGTACGGTCACCGATCAACAAGGTGTCCCATTACCTGGAGTAAACATCCTGGTGTCAGGTACAAATAACGGTACGCAAACAGATTTTGATGGTATGTATACTATTAAAGGAACCGAAGGCCAAACCTTAGTTTTTACCTACGTAGGTCAAAAAGAAATTTCAAAAATCATTGGAGCTACTTCATCAATCAACGTTACTATGGTTGAAGACGCCCAAGCACTTGATGAAATTGTAGTTACTGCTTTAGGTATTAAAAGAGAGAAAAAATCTCTTGGCTATGCCACTCAAGAAGTTAAGGGTGATGCGGTATCTGCCGTTAAGAGTAATAACTTTGTAAACTCTTTATCGGGTAAAGTTGCAGGTTTGAGCATTAAATCTTCAGGTAACTTTGGTGGATCTACTAACGTAGTAATTAGAGGTAACAATTCTATCTCTGGAAACAATCAAGCGTTATTCGTTGTAGATGGCATTCCTATTGATAACGGAAACACAAATACCACAGGACAACAAAGTGGTACTGGTGGTTTTGATTACGGTAATGCTGCATCTGATATAAATCCAGATGATATTGCTTCCATAAACGTACTTAAAGGTGCTGCCGCTACTGCATTATATGGCTCTAGAGCTTCTAATGGGGTGGTAATGATTACTACAAAAAAAGGTAAAAAAAATAAAGGTATTGGTGTAACAGTTTCTTCTAGCATTACTTTAGGAAGTGCTGACAAAGAAACGCTTGTAAAATACCAAGATAAATACGGAGCAGGTTACGGTCCTTATTATGATTCTGCAGATGGGTATTTTAACCTTTACGATGTAGATGGTGATGGTATTGATGACTTAACAACTCCTTTCACAGAAGATGCTTCTTATGGTGCAGCTTTTGATCCTAATTTATTGGTGTATCAATGGAATTCAATTTACCCACAATTAGATACTTACCAACAAGCGACTCCTTATGTTGCTGGTGCTAACAATCCAAATTATGTTTGGGGCACTAGTACTACGGCTGTTAATTCTTTTGCTTTAGACGGTGGTACAGAAACAAGTAGTTTTAGATTAGGGGTAACTAATTTAACTCAAAGTGGTAACCTTCCTAATAGCTCTATTAAAAAGAAATACCATTTCTTTTAG
- a CDS encoding SusD/RagB family nutrient-binding outer membrane lipoprotein yields MKKYYKIIIPVFLGIILSSCDDFGDTNLDPGRPGGENVSLVAITPTMQTQTHRNIVASAGRLAGIVTQQFIGFDAQQVAFTQYAIPESSLSDVWEFGLYTGSMRDCADMIERANATGENIHTRGLAKIYMAANLGLTTNCFGDIPYSDAFLGSDNLAPTYDSQEEIYASIQNLLDEAIADFGQTDPEGPLGDLVAATDWIAVAHALKARYYMQLTKRDATASEKALSEVSLAFSSNDDSPIFQFEGTPNGGNPLALFGIQRPNTLIIDPFFDNLMDNDPRKTKFMTPNVDGDQLFFENGNTELFWAQYSSPSPLISYSELKFIEAEALLRTGGDPSVALQDAITANMEFIGIAPADITAYLATVTGTDLETIIIEKYKAMYGAAPIESWNDYRRTGFPALVANPEGANGSNPSGIVPRRFLYPDSERLSNTASYEAAISNQGGHLLDNDIWAFED; encoded by the coding sequence ATGAAAAAATATTATAAAATTATAATTCCAGTATTTCTAGGTATTATATTATCATCATGTGATGATTTCGGAGACACTAATTTAGATCCAGGAAGACCAGGAGGCGAAAATGTTAGCTTAGTTGCTATAACTCCTACGATGCAAACTCAAACCCACAGAAATATTGTAGCTTCTGCCGGAAGATTAGCTGGTATCGTAACACAACAATTCATTGGTTTTGATGCACAACAAGTAGCATTTACGCAATACGCAATACCAGAATCATCTCTTTCTGATGTTTGGGAATTCGGATTATATACCGGATCTATGAGAGATTGTGCAGATATGATAGAAAGAGCTAACGCTACCGGAGAGAATATTCACACTAGAGGTCTTGCTAAAATCTATATGGCAGCGAATTTAGGTCTAACTACAAATTGCTTTGGAGACATTCCTTACAGCGATGCATTCTTAGGTTCTGATAATTTAGCACCAACTTATGATTCTCAAGAAGAAATATACGCTTCCATACAGAATTTACTAGATGAAGCTATTGCTGATTTTGGACAGACAGATCCAGAAGGTCCATTAGGTGACCTAGTTGCTGCTACAGATTGGATTGCTGTTGCTCATGCGTTAAAAGCAAGATATTACATGCAATTAACTAAAAGAGATGCAACTGCTTCCGAAAAAGCATTAAGTGAAGTTTCACTAGCATTTAGCTCTAACGACGACTCTCCTATCTTTCAATTTGAAGGAACTCCAAATGGAGGTAATCCGCTGGCTCTTTTTGGAATTCAGAGACCAAACACTTTGATTATCGATCCTTTCTTTGATAACTTAATGGATAATGATCCTAGAAAAACTAAGTTCATGACACCAAATGTAGATGGTGATCAACTATTTTTCGAAAATGGAAATACAGAATTATTCTGGGCTCAGTATAGTTCTCCTAGTCCATTAATCTCGTATTCGGAGCTTAAATTTATTGAAGCAGAAGCATTATTAAGAACAGGTGGGGATCCATCTGTAGCTTTACAAGATGCCATTACTGCTAATATGGAGTTTATAGGTATAGCACCTGCTGATATTACAGCATATTTAGCAACTGTTACTGGTACAGACTTAGAAACTATTATTATAGAAAAATACAAAGCAATGTATGGTGCTGCACCAATTGAAAGCTGGAATGATTATAGAAGAACAGGTTTTCCTGCGCTTGTAGCAAATCCAGAAGGAGCAAATGGTAGTAACCCAAGCGGTATTGTACCGAGAAGATTTTTATATCCAGATTCAGAGCGTCTATCTAATACCGCTTCATACGAAGCCGCTATTAGTAACCAAGGAGGCCATTTATTAGATAATGACATTTGGGCATTTGAAGATTAA
- a CDS encoding SusC/RagA family TonB-linked outer membrane protein, with the protein MKTKGNGILTLLLAFVVHLTFAQEKTISGTVTDQDGLPLPGVNIVVIGTTNGTQTDFDGLYTIKGSPGQNLLFTYVGQKDSQKLIGSSSIINIQMTEDAQALQEVVVTALGIKSKPRELSYSVQTVEADQIENSNEVNIASALSSKAAGVQVTASSGSVGASANIRVRGSTSINRNNSPLFVIDGVPIDNSSSGNGTGGTDNSNRGIDINQNDIASISILKGVAAQTLYGLRAANGVILITTKSGKSGKPKVVVTSNVAFTRASSFPELQNEYAQGRAVEGVRTWRGPDTFEGFSWGPAISSLEFDGDSSYPYDTNGRLVPTGTGNGNPAKAYDNLSFFKTGILSDLNVSISGGTESVKYFVSGGKMDQTGISPTEKFGRKSFRANISADLSEKLTLSASGTYVNSGGRRVQRGSNISGIMLGLLRTTPTFDNGNGLTAGEAASTESTYVAPDGSQRSYRAGIYDNPYWTVAKNPSFDDVNRFIGNLQFEYTATDWLTFRGTYGYDRFTDSRLQGIDIGSATDSNGQVITRDESNEDISTQLLAIVNKDFGEKTSFGATIGVDQYRKRNNIRRTDGFGLTIPGFFHVSNSASQTNLELFDQKELKAFLSQVTFGYDNMLFTNASFRNDWSSTLPADNNSFQSYSIGTSFVFSELLNDSQWFNYGKLRGSYGKTGNDADTFATNTYYQAGSVGGDGFIDPNVFPLFSSVAFERSSLLGNSELRPEETTEWEVGAEFKFFQSRLTLDVTYYDKETKDQIIQVSQPATTGYTNRTINAGVISNNGWEISSTINPVRSENFNWDLNVNFTKYENVVESLVDGIEPILLNGFTSTSSRAVPGESYGAIFGSRWLRDENGNQLVDDDGLAIADPTSGVIGDPIPDFTLGLRNTFSYKNLSLTALIDYREGGDVWCGTCGILDYFGVSKATGELRNGSYVVDGVRQSDGQPNTTAVAYADPAGGLGANRWVRYGFGGVSEDYVYDGSFIKLREVALTYSLPTELISKIGLDSFSLTAAGRNLWVQTDYPGIDPETNLTGDSNGIGLDYFNQPQTQSYSLAIRVSF; encoded by the coding sequence ATGAAAACAAAAGGAAATGGAATCCTTACGCTTCTATTAGCGTTTGTTGTGCATTTAACATTTGCACAAGAAAAGACGATTTCGGGTACAGTTACAGATCAAGACGGTCTTCCACTACCCGGCGTTAACATTGTCGTAATTGGAACAACAAATGGTACTCAAACAGATTTTGATGGCTTATACACTATTAAAGGTAGCCCAGGTCAAAATCTTTTATTCACTTATGTTGGTCAGAAAGACTCTCAAAAATTAATCGGTAGCTCATCAATCATCAACATACAAATGACTGAAGATGCCCAAGCACTTCAGGAAGTTGTAGTAACAGCATTAGGTATAAAATCTAAACCTAGAGAGTTATCTTATTCCGTACAAACTGTAGAAGCAGATCAAATTGAAAACTCTAATGAAGTCAATATCGCTAGTGCTCTTTCTTCAAAGGCAGCGGGTGTTCAAGTTACAGCTTCATCAGGATCAGTTGGAGCATCTGCAAACATAAGAGTTCGTGGTAGTACTTCAATTAATAGAAATAACAGCCCTCTGTTTGTTATTGATGGAGTTCCTATCGATAATAGCTCATCAGGTAATGGCACTGGAGGAACGGACAACTCTAATCGTGGAATAGATATTAATCAAAATGATATAGCATCTATTTCTATATTAAAAGGTGTAGCTGCACAGACACTTTACGGATTAAGAGCCGCTAATGGTGTTATTCTTATAACCACAAAGTCAGGTAAATCAGGTAAGCCAAAAGTTGTTGTAACTTCTAATGTTGCTTTTACAAGAGCAAGTAGTTTTCCGGAATTACAAAATGAATATGCCCAAGGTAGAGCCGTTGAAGGTGTTCGTACATGGAGAGGTCCAGATACCTTTGAAGGATTTAGCTGGGGACCAGCAATCTCTTCTTTAGAATTTGACGGAGATTCATCGTACCCATATGATACTAATGGAAGACTTGTTCCTACTGGAACAGGAAATGGAAACCCTGCTAAAGCTTATGACAACCTAAGTTTCTTTAAAACAGGTATACTTTCAGACCTTAACGTATCTATAAGTGGAGGAACTGAATCTGTTAAATATTTTGTATCTGGAGGTAAAATGGACCAAACCGGTATATCTCCAACAGAAAAATTTGGAAGAAAATCTTTTAGAGCAAACATATCTGCCGATCTAAGCGAAAAACTAACACTTTCAGCTAGCGGAACATATGTAAATTCTGGCGGACGTAGAGTACAACGTGGTTCAAATATCTCAGGAATTATGCTTGGTTTACTTAGGACGACACCTACATTTGACAACGGTAACGGCCTAACAGCTGGGGAAGCTGCAAGTACAGAGTCTACTTATGTTGCTCCAGATGGCTCACAGAGAAGCTACAGGGCAGGTATCTACGATAACCCATATTGGACCGTAGCAAAAAACCCTTCTTTTGATGATGTGAATAGATTTATAGGAAATTTACAATTTGAATACACTGCTACCGATTGGCTAACGTTTAGAGGTACTTATGGTTATGACAGATTTACTGATTCTAGATTACAAGGAATTGACATAGGATCTGCTACAGATTCTAATGGTCAAGTAATTACGAGAGATGAAAGTAACGAAGATATCTCTACACAATTGCTTGCGATTGTAAACAAAGACTTTGGTGAGAAAACCAGTTTTGGCGCTACTATAGGTGTTGATCAATATAGAAAAAGAAACAATATTAGAAGAACTGACGGTTTTGGATTAACTATACCTGGATTCTTCCACGTTTCTAACTCTGCTTCGCAAACTAATTTAGAATTATTTGATCAAAAAGAACTTAAGGCCTTTTTGAGTCAAGTTACTTTTGGATATGACAACATGCTATTTACAAATGCATCATTTAGAAATGACTGGTCTTCTACATTACCAGCTGACAATAATAGCTTTCAGAGTTATAGTATAGGTACAAGTTTTGTATTTTCTGAATTACTAAATGACAGTCAATGGTTCAACTATGGTAAGTTACGTGGTTCTTATGGTAAAACTGGAAACGACGCAGACACATTCGCTACAAACACTTACTACCAAGCAGGTTCTGTAGGTGGTGATGGTTTTATTGACCCTAATGTCTTCCCTCTTTTCTCAAGTGTTGCTTTTGAGAGATCTAGTCTTCTTGGAAATAGTGAATTAAGACCTGAAGAGACAACGGAATGGGAAGTTGGTGCTGAGTTTAAATTCTTCCAAAGTAGATTAACCTTAGATGTTACTTACTATGATAAAGAAACAAAAGATCAGATCATACAAGTTAGCCAACCTGCAACTACAGGATACACTAACAGAACAATCAACGCTGGTGTAATTTCTAACAATGGATGGGAAATTTCTTCTACAATAAATCCTGTAAGAAGCGAAAATTTCAACTGGGACTTGAATGTGAATTTTACAAAATATGAAAACGTAGTAGAATCGTTAGTTGATGGTATTGAGCCAATTTTACTAAATGGATTTACTTCCACCTCTTCTAGAGCCGTTCCAGGTGAATCCTATGGTGCCATTTTCGGTAGCAGATGGTTGAGAGATGAAAATGGAAATCAATTAGTTGACGATGATGGCCTTGCTATTGCTGACCCTACAAGCGGTGTGATTGGTGATCCAATCCCAGATTTCACTTTAGGATTGAGAAACACATTCTCTTATAAGAACCTTAGTTTAACTGCGCTTATTGACTACCGTGAAGGTGGAGATGTTTGGTGTGGTACATGCGGAATTCTTGATTACTTTGGTGTATCTAAAGCAACTGGTGAATTAAGAAACGGATCGTATGTGGTAGATGGCGTAAGACAATCTGATGGACAACCTAACACAACAGCGGTTGCCTATGCTGATCCTGCTGGAGGACTCGGCGCTAACAGATGGGTGCGTTATGGATTTGGCGGTGTATCTGAAGATTATGTATATGATGGATCTTTCATTAAATTAAGAGAAGTAGCTTTGACATATTCATTGCCAACGGAACTTATCTCTAAAATAGGACTAGATTCTTTCTCACTTACTGCTGCAGGTAGAAACTTATGGGTACAAACAGATTACCCTGGTATTGACCCTGAAACTAACCTTACAGGTGATTCAAACGGGATTGGTTTAGATTACTTCAACCAACCGCAAACACAAAGTTATTCATTAGCAATAAGAGTATCATTCTAA
- the rpsL gene encoding 30S ribosomal protein S12 translates to MPTISQLVRKGRATITKKSKSAALDSCPQRRGVCTRVYTTTPKKPNSAMRKVARVRLTNGKEVNAYIPGEGHNLQEHSIVLVRGGRVKDLPGVRYHIVRGALDTAGVAGRTQRRSKYGAKRPKK, encoded by the coding sequence ATGCCAACAATTTCACAATTAGTAAGAAAAGGAAGGGCCACGATTACTAAGAAGAGTAAATCGGCTGCTTTGGATTCTTGTCCTCAGAGAAGAGGGGTTTGTACTCGTGTTTACACAACTACACCTAAAAAACCAAATTCTGCAATGCGTAAAGTAGCAAGGGTTAGGTTAACAAATGGTAAGGAAGTAAATGCATACATCCCTGGAGAAGGACATAATCTTCAAGAGCACTCGATAGTATTAGTAAGGGGCGGAAGAGTTAAGGATTTACCAGGTGTTAGGTATCATATCGTTAGAGGTGCTTTGGATACAGCAGGTGTTGCTGGAAGAACTCAACGTAGATCTAAGTATGGTGCTAAAAGACCTAAGAAGTAA
- the rpsG gene encoding 30S ribosomal protein S7 has protein sequence MRKKQAKKRPLLPDPRFNDQLVTRFVNMMMWDGKKSIAYKVFYDAIDIVEEKKTDEEKTALEIWKDALSNVMPHVEVRSRRVGGATFQIPMQIRPDRKISTAMKWLISYARKRNEKAMSQKLAGEILAAAKEEGAAVKKRTDTHKMAEANKAFSHFRF, from the coding sequence ATGAGAAAAAAACAGGCTAAAAAGAGACCTCTTTTACCAGATCCAAGATTTAATGATCAGTTAGTGACGCGTTTTGTTAACATGATGATGTGGGATGGTAAGAAGTCTATAGCGTACAAAGTATTTTACGATGCTATTGATATCGTAGAGGAAAAGAAAACAGACGAAGAAAAAACTGCTCTAGAGATTTGGAAAGATGCTCTTTCTAATGTAATGCCTCATGTAGAGGTAAGAAGTAGAAGAGTTGGGGGTGCTACATTCCAAATTCCGATGCAGATTAGACCAGATAGAAAAATATCAACAGCTATGAAGTGGTTAATTAGTTATGCTCGTAAGAGAAACGAGAAAGCTATGTCACAAAAATTAGCTGGTGAAATTTTAGCAGCTGCGAAAGAAGAGGGTGCTGCAGTCAAGAAAAGAACAGATACTCACAAAATGGCAGAAGCTAATAAAGCTTTCTCTCACTTTAGATTTTAA
- the fusA gene encoding elongation factor G has product MSRDLKFTRNIGIAAHIDAGKTTTTERILFYTGVSHKIGEVHDGAATMDWMEQEQERGITITSAATTCTWNFPMKNGEKIDETKPYHFNIIDTPGHVDFTVEVNRSLRVLDGLVFLFSAVDGVEPQSETNWRLADNYKVPRMGFVNKMDRQGSNFLMVCKQIKEMLKSNAVPIVLPIGDEADFRGVVDLVKNRAIVWHEDNFGATFDVVDIPEEMKAEVREYRANLIEAVAEYDDTLMEKFFEDENSITEDEVHAALRAAVMDMSIIPMICGSSFKNKGVQFLLDAVCRYLPSPLDKDAITGTDPDTELPITRKPDVKEPFAALAFKIATDPFVGRLAFFRAYSGRLDAGSYVLNNRSGNKERISRIYQMHANKQNAIDYIEAGDIGAAVGFKDIKTGDTLSSEKHPIVLESMDFPDPVIGIAVEPKTKADVDKLGMALAKLSEEDPTFTARTDEASGQTIISGMGELHLDIIVDRLRREFKVEVNQGQPQVEYKEALTKTAGHRETYKKQSGGRGKFGDIVFEMGPADDDFEGTGLQFVDQIKGGRIPKEFIPSVQKGFTAAMKAGPLAGYEMDRMKVVLTDGSFHPVDSDALSFELAAKMGYKAAGKAAGAVIMEPIMKIEALTPEENMGDIVGDLNRRRGTITNMSDRAGAKVIKGEVPLSEMFGYVTALRTMSSGRATSTMEFSHYAETPSNISEEVIKAAKGLTA; this is encoded by the coding sequence ATGTCAAGAGATTTAAAATTTACTAGAAATATAGGTATTGCTGCTCATATTGATGCGGGGAAAACAACTACTACTGAACGTATATTGTTTTATACGGGTGTAAGTCATAAAATTGGAGAAGTGCATGATGGTGCTGCTACAATGGACTGGATGGAGCAGGAGCAGGAGCGTGGTATAACTATTACCTCTGCAGCTACAACATGTACGTGGAATTTCCCGATGAAAAATGGGGAGAAAATTGATGAAACTAAGCCGTATCATTTTAATATTATTGATACTCCTGGCCACGTTGATTTTACGGTTGAAGTAAACCGTTCTTTGCGTGTGCTTGATGGTTTGGTTTTCTTGTTTAGTGCAGTTGATGGTGTAGAGCCTCAGTCTGAAACTAACTGGAGACTTGCTGATAATTACAAAGTTCCAAGAATGGGCTTTGTGAATAAAATGGATAGACAGGGTTCTAACTTCTTGATGGTTTGTAAGCAAATTAAAGAGATGTTGAAATCTAATGCTGTTCCAATAGTTTTACCAATAGGTGATGAGGCTGACTTTAGAGGTGTTGTTGATTTGGTTAAGAATAGAGCTATTGTATGGCATGAAGATAACTTTGGGGCAACTTTTGATGTAGTTGATATTCCTGAAGAAATGAAAGCAGAAGTTAGAGAGTATAGAGCTAACTTGATTGAGGCTGTTGCTGAGTATGATGATACTTTGATGGAGAAATTCTTTGAAGATGAAAATTCTATTACTGAGGATGAAGTGCATGCTGCTTTAAGAGCTGCAGTTATGGATATGAGTATCATACCTATGATTTGTGGTTCATCATTTAAAAATAAAGGTGTTCAGTTTTTATTAGATGCTGTTTGTCGTTACTTGCCTTCTCCGTTGGATAAGGATGCAATTACGGGTACAGATCCTGATACTGAATTGCCAATTACTAGAAAGCCGGATGTAAAGGAGCCGTTTGCTGCCTTGGCTTTTAAAATTGCAACTGATCCTTTTGTGGGTCGTTTAGCATTCTTTAGAGCGTATTCTGGTAGATTAGATGCTGGTTCTTATGTGTTGAATAATCGTTCAGGTAATAAGGAGCGTATTTCTAGAATATACCAAATGCATGCTAACAAGCAAAATGCAATTGATTATATCGAAGCTGGAGATATAGGTGCTGCTGTAGGTTTTAAGGATATTAAAACTGGTGATACGTTATCTTCTGAGAAACATCCTATTGTTTTGGAGAGTATGGACTTCCCTGATCCAGTTATTGGTATTGCGGTAGAGCCTAAAACCAAGGCAGATGTTGATAAGTTAGGAATGGCTTTGGCTAAACTTTCTGAGGAAGATCCTACATTTACAGCTAGAACAGATGAGGCTTCTGGTCAGACAATTATATCAGGAATGGGTGAGCTTCACTTAGATATTATTGTAGATCGTTTAAGACGTGAATTTAAAGTTGAAGTTAATCAAGGTCAACCTCAAGTTGAGTACAAAGAGGCTTTAACTAAAACCGCTGGTCATAGAGAAACTTATAAAAAGCAATCTGGTGGTCGTGGTAAGTTTGGTGATATTGTATTTGAGATGGGTCCTGCTGATGATGATTTCGAAGGAACTGGTTTACAGTTTGTTGATCAAATCAAAGGGGGGCGTATTCCAAAAGAATTTATTCCTTCGGTTCAAAAAGGTTTTACAGCTGCAATGAAGGCGGGTCCTCTAGCAGGTTATGAAATGGATCGTATGAAAGTTGTTTTGACGGATGGATCTTTCCACCCTGTGGATTCTGATGCATTATCTTTTGAATTAGCTGCAAAAATGGGTTATAAAGCTGCTGGTAAAGCTGCTGGAGCCGTAATTATGGAGCCTATTATGAAAATTGAAGCTTTAACACCTGAAGAAAACATGGGTGATATTGTTGGAGATTTAAACAGAAGAAGAGGTACTATTACTAATATGAGTGATAGAGCTGGTGCTAAAGTGATAAAAGGTGAAGTTCCATTATCGGAAATGTTTGGTTACGTTACGGCGTTAAGAACAATGTCTTCTGGTAGAGCGACATCAACAATGGAATTTTCACATTATGCGGAGACACCTTCAAATATTTCTGAAGAGGTAATCAAAGCAGCAAAAGGTTTAACCGCTTAA
- the rpsJ gene encoding 30S ribosomal protein S10 yields MSQKIRIKLKSYDYNLVDKSAEKIVKTVKTTGAVVTGPIPLPTHKKIFTVLRSPHVNKKSREQFQLSSYKRLLDIYSSSSKTIDALMKLELPSGVEVEIKV; encoded by the coding sequence ATGAGTCAAAAAATTAGAATAAAACTAAAATCATACGACTATAATTTAGTGGATAAGTCTGCTGAAAAAATAGTTAAAACTGTAAAGACTACAGGAGCTGTTGTTACTGGTCCAATTCCATTACCAACACATAAGAAAATATTTACTGTATTGCGTTCTCCTCACGTTAACAAAAAGTCGAGAGAGCAATTTCAATTAAGTTCTTATAAGAGGCTTCTTGATATTTATAGTTCTTCTTCAAAAACAATTGACGCTTTAATGAAATTAGAGTTGCCAAGTGGTGTTGAAGTAGAGATAAAAGTATAA
- the rplC gene encoding 50S ribosomal protein L3: MSGLIGKKVGMTSIFDENGKNIPCTVIELGPCVVTQVRTEEVDGYSALQLGFDDKAEKRANKAESGHFKKAGVSPKKKVVEFRDFEGDYKLGDTIGVDLFVEGEFVDAIGISKGKGFQGVVKRHGFAGVGQATHGQHNRLRAPGSVGAASYPARVFKGMKMAGRMGTDKVTVQNLKVLKVVPEKNLLVLKGCVPGHKNAYVTIEK; this comes from the coding sequence ATGTCTGGGTTAATAGGAAAGAAAGTAGGCATGACTAGTATTTTCGATGAAAATGGAAAGAATATTCCATGTACAGTAATCGAACTAGGTCCATGTGTAGTTACCCAAGTCAGAACCGAAGAGGTAGACGGGTATAGTGCCCTTCAATTAGGTTTCGATGACAAGGCAGAAAAACGTGCTAATAAGGCTGAATCAGGTCATTTTAAAAAAGCAGGTGTTTCTCCTAAGAAAAAAGTCGTTGAATTCCGTGATTTTGAAGGTGATTACAAATTAGGAGACACTATTGGTGTTGATTTATTTGTAGAAGGTGAATTTGTAGATGCTATTGGTATCTCAAAAGGAAAAGGTTTTCAGGGTGTTGTTAAGAGACATGGCTTTGCCGGTGTTGGACAAGCAACTCACGGTCAACATAACAGACTAAGAGCTCCTGGTTCTGTAGGTGCTGCTTCTTATCCTGCGAGAGTATTCAAGGGTATGAAGATGGCCGGAAGAATGGGTACTGATAAAGTAACTGTTCAAAACCTAAAGGTTTTAAAAGTAGTTCCAGAAAAAAATCTTTTAGTATTAAAAGGTTGTGTGCCTGGTCATAAGAACGCTTACGTAACTATTGAGAAGTAA
- the rplD gene encoding 50S ribosomal protein L4, whose amino-acid sequence MKVAVLDIKGKETGRSIELSDAVYGIEPNKHAVYLDVKQYLAHQRQGTHKSKERAEIAGSTRKIKKQKGTGTARAGSIKSPVFRGGGRIFGPRPKDYKQKLNKNLKRLARKSALSIKSSEKAILVVEDFNFDAPKTKDFKNVLKSLGLENKKSLFVLGDSNNNVYLSSRNLKGSEVVTNSDLSTYKILNANNIVLLEGSLEGIESNLTKQ is encoded by the coding sequence ATGAAGGTAGCAGTTTTAGATATTAAAGGAAAAGAAACAGGTAGAAGCATAGAGCTTTCTGATGCTGTTTACGGTATAGAGCCAAATAAGCATGCTGTTTATTTAGACGTTAAACAATATTTAGCGCACCAGAGACAAGGTACGCATAAGTCTAAAGAAAGAGCTGAAATAGCTGGTAGTACAAGAAAAATAAAGAAACAAAAGGGAACAGGTACTGCTCGTGCGGGTAGTATTAAATCTCCAGTTTTTAGAGGTGGTGGTCGTATTTTTGGCCCAAGACCAAAAGATTATAAGCAAAAATTAAATAAGAATTTAAAACGTTTAGCTAGAAAATCTGCTTTAAGTATCAAGTCAAGTGAAAAAGCGATTTTAGTAGTTGAGGATTTTAATTTTGATGCTCCAAAAACAAAAGATTTTAAGAATGTTTTGAAGTCATTAGGCTTGGAAAATAAAAAATCTTTATTTGTGTTGGGTGATTCAAATAATAATGTATATTTGTCGTCACGCAATTTGAAAGGGTCTGAAGTTGTAACTAACTCAGATTTAAGCACTTATAAAATTTTAAATGCTAATAATATTGTGCTTCTAGAAGGTTCTTTAGAAGGAATTGAGTCTAACTTAACTAAACAATAA
- the rplW gene encoding 50S ribosomal protein L23 gives MSVLIKPIITEKMTSDSELYNRYGFIVNPKANKLQIKEAVESTYGVSVEKVRTMNYGPSRKTRYTKTGVQHGKSNAYKKAIVQVSEGDIIDYYSNL, from the coding sequence ATGAGTGTGTTGATAAAGCCAATTATAACAGAAAAAATGACTTCAGATAGTGAGTTGTACAATCGTTATGGCTTCATTGTAAACCCTAAGGCGAACAAGCTTCAGATTAAAGAAGCTGTTGAATCTACTTACGGAGTTTCAGTTGAGAAAGTTAGAACTATGAATTACGGGCCTTCAAGAAAGACTCGTTACACGAAAACCGGAGTGCAACATGGTAAATCTAATGCTTATAAGAAAGCAATAGTACAGGTTTCTGAAGGGGATATAATCGATTATTACAGTAATCTATAA